A region from the Drosophila takahashii strain IR98-3 E-12201 chromosome 2L, DtakHiC1v2, whole genome shotgun sequence genome encodes:
- the LOC138914874 gene encoding uncharacterized protein — MSLQAVKTQLGFCKSQITRAHGRASEFISTVTALDTLEHHLRRIMDTFDQLLKLSAETYSLSEDEDLAEPDDLLEYETKYYELHALLSDAIAERKRTNSHSSTLIANGEDPLERLATSQAQLVASQTQFLEQVRESHTHTDLRFEKIKIPTFRGNYEDWPQFCDLFLGSVDRRENLTSCQKFHYLKSYLDGDALNLVKHIAVTEENYAEAWDKLVHRYDKKALITRSFIAGFLSLPNVAASGVAALRKLADTADESIRGLHALGCDQRDPCLIHILLGKLDMDTRQSWAERQEGCSNDVKIGTFLEFLFSRCDALESCQSTPKAYGRRTANVHIAGEASKPSQKICIVCTQPHSIMACTQFLSMEIPDRRSFVKLHKLCFNCLSRNHVARQCTSKFRCRLCKGSHHTLVHQESQGEREPPAANSSDSSGTRTEALPTGISNFSVETAFLARAQTMLAYVVDRCGTRTLCRILLDSGSTITLATEAFIQRIGAPRTHARISTKRYIYKIGETYIDLADPTFATPGDIDVIIGSDQLWSFFTGQRKLLSSGDLPQVTEKPEQAHHAQVDLDEAVWAFMEMDTIQPSQATIDACDPVEQLFVDTHKRDQDGVYIVEYPFKKDMPTIQDPSLPHHAVLKAESSTTKCRVVFDGSGKDITGHSLNDRLHIGPPIQRDLFGVCLRFRQYRYVVCTDIEKMFRGIKIAPEHSDYQRIVWREEEKDPLQHYRLLTTTIICYWHSLAASSLLTDAYVDDISTGADTEDGLIKLQKELVGLLAEAKFNLRKWSSNCKTLMDSLPKEDCAFQAGTTQSNNVKILGLLWNPDTDTFSTSPRSIIVTQLPTKRTLLSELSKIYDPLGIVSPATVMMKILFQECWLCSPSWDEPLTENIARRWSILAGELSMLAQCPIPRYLARPSQAIELHGFADASSQAVGAVVYSRVTTGMETIVTLIAAKTRVAPIKAISIARLELTAAHLLAKLLTLVKSSLSIPITGTFSWTDSEVVLHWLSAPPRRWNTFVCNRTAEILTEYPRSSWNHVRSEDNPADCASRVLLASTLRDHTLR, encoded by the exons ATGTCGCTGCAAGCAGTGAAAACACAACTTGGGTTTTGCAAGTCGCAAATCACACGTGCACATGGTCGGGCCTCGGAGTTCATATCGACCGTAACAGCTTTGGACACTTTGGAACATCATCTTCGCCGTATCATGGACACGTTCGATCAACTTCTAAAGCTGTCGGCGGAAACTTACTCCCTCTCTGAAGACGAGGATTTGGCCGAACCCGATGATCTACTCGAGTACGAAACCAAGTACTACGAATTGCACGCTTTGTTATCAGATGCCATAGCAGAAAGGAAAAGGACAAACTCACATTCATCTACACTAATCGCCAACGGGGAGGACCCACTTGAACGACTGGCTACCTCACAGGCACAGCTGGTGGCTTCGCAGACACAGTTCTTGGAGCAGGTTCGGGAATCACATACACACACGGACTTGAGGTTTGAAAAGATCAAGATTCCAACTTTTAGAGGCAACTACGAAGATTGGCCTCAATTTTGTGATCTCTTTCTGGGATCGGTTGATCGACGAGAAAACCTAACAAGCTGCCAGAAATTCCACTACTTGAAGTCTTATTTGGATGGAGATGCTCTCAACTTGGTGAAACACATTGCCGTCACCGAGGAGAACTATGCGGAAGCCTGGGATAAACTCGTCCATCGGTACGACAAAAAGGCACTTATAACGCGCTCGTTTATTGCGGGATTTTTGTCGTTACCCAACGTTGCAGCTTCGGGAGTGGCTGCCCTGCGCAAGCTGGCCGATACAGCAGACGAATCTATTCGAGGACTACACGCACTTGGATGTGATCAGCGGGACCCATGCCTAATCCACATACTACTAGGCAAATTGGATATGGACACACGCCAATCATGGGCGGAACGGCAAGAAGGCTGCTCGAACGACGTGAAGATCGGGACCTTCTTGGAATTCTTGTTCTCCAGATGCGACGCTCTGGAATCTTGTCAATCAACTCCCAAGGCATACGGGAGGCGCACCGCCAACGTACACATCGCTGGCGAAGCTTCAAAACCAtcacaaaaaatttgtattgtcTGCACCCAACCACACTCGATAATGGCTTGCACTCAATTTCTATCAATGGAAATACCGGATCGGCGATCATTCGTAAAGCTTCACAAATTGTGCTTTAATTGTTTGAGTCGCAACCATGTCGCTAGGCAGTGCACttcgaaattcagatgtcGGCTCTGCAAAGGATCACATCATACATTGGTACATCAAGAATCACAAGGGGAACGTGAGCCCCCAGCCGCTAACTCATCGGACAGCAGCGGCACAAGAACTGAAGCTCTACCAACCGGAATATCGAACTTCTCCGTAGAGACTGCATTTCTTGCTCGAGCGCAGACCATGCTAGCTTATGTGGTGGACAGATGTGGTACACGGACGCTGTGCCGAATTCTTTTGGATTCGGGATCAACCATTACATTGGCCACGGAGGCATTCATTCAACGCATTGGCGCACCTCGTACCCACGCGCGCATTTCG AcgaagaggtacatatacaaAATTGGCGAGACATACATAGATTTGGCTGACCCCACGTTCGCCACCCCTGGAGACATTGATGTCATTATCGGATCGGACCAGCTATGGAGCTTCTTTACGGGCCAACGAAAACTGTTAA GTTCCGGGGACTTACCACAGGTAACTGAAAAACCGGAACAGGCGCATCATGCTCAGGTCGATTTGGACGAGGCGGTGTGGGCATTCATGGAAATGGACACTATTCAGCCCAGTCAGGCAACTATCGATGCATGTGATCCCGTGGAGCAGCTCTTTGTCGACACCCACAAACGAGATCAGGACGGCGTATACATTGTGGAGTACCCGTTCAAGAAGGACATGCCGACAATTCAGGACCCTTCTCTGC CTCACCATGCCGTCCTCAAAGCGGAAAGTTCCACAACCAAATGTCGTGTGGTATTTGATGGATCCGGTAAGGATATCACCGGCCATTCTCTCAACGATCGCTTACACATCGGCCCGCCGATTCAACGAGATCTCTTCGGAGTTTGTTTGAGATTCCGACAATATCGATATGTGGTTTGTACGGACATTGAGAAAATGTTCCGGGGCATAAAGATAGCACCCGAACATTCTGATTATCAACGGATTGTTTGGCGAGAGGAGGAAAAGGACCCGCTTCAGCACTATCGGCTGCTAACT ACGACTATCATCTGTTACTGGCATTCACTGGCAGCTTCCTCACTATTAACGGATGCATACGTTGACGATATATCAACAGGTGCAGATACAGAGGACGGACTCATAAAACTGCAGAAGGAACTTGTCGGGCTGCTGGCGGAGGCCAAATTCAACTTGCGAAAGTGGAGTTCCAATTGCAAAACACTTATGGATTCCCTACCAAAGGAGGATTGCGCTTTCCAAGCAGGCACCACTCAATCGAACAATGTGAAAATATTGGGTCTACTTTGGAATCCCGATACGGACACATTTTCTACGTCTCCACGATCAATAATTGTCACCCAATTGCCCACCAAGCGGACCTTACTATCAGAGCTCTCCAAGATATATGATCCATTGGGTATTGTATCCCCAGCTACAGTTATGATGAAGATACTCTTTCAAGAATGTTGGCTCTGTTCTCCAAGCTGGGATGAACCTTTGACTGAAAACATTGCCAGGAGATGGAGCATATTAGCAGGCGAGCTGTCAATGTTGGCACAATGTCCAATCCCTCGATACTTGGCCAGACCCTCGCAAGCTATCGAGCTGCATGGATTTGCGGATGCCTCTTCACAAGCAGTCGGAGCCGTTGTATACAGTCGAGTTACAACAGGGATGGAAACGATTGTCACGCTAATCGCAGCCAAGACTCGGGTAGCTCCTATCAAAGCTATTTCGATAGCGCGACTGGAACTCACAGCAGCTCACCTACTAGCGAAACTACTAACGCTCGTCAAGTCGTCTTTGTCAATCCCGATTACCGGAACCTTTTCTTGGACGGACTCTGAGGTCGTTCTTCACTGGCTGTCAGCCCCACCTCGACGATGGAACACCTTTGTATGCAACCGGACGGCTGAAATATTGACAGAGTATCCCAGAAGCAGCTGGAACCATGTACGTTCGGAGGACAACCCAGCGGATTGCGCGTCCCGCGTTCTGCTCGCCTCCACATTGCGGGATCATACTCTACGGTAG
- the LOC138914875 gene encoding uncharacterized protein has product MSLDCYASVDVSTDQYCRSTQNTRLSYQRNLRWLIIRYFHKANLHTGVDATFHHVRQQFWILGARNLTRKVVFRCKSCFMNRRLTQHQILADLPIPRIQQNPCFSHTGLDYAGPIAIKETKGRSPRIGKAWFAIFVCLATKAMHLEVVSDLTTKAFIAAFKRFCARRKTPTDLYSDNGTTFHGARRELEEMRKLVQDQAKDEELADFFSTEGFNWHFIPPSAPHFGGLWES; this is encoded by the coding sequence ATGAGTCTGGATTGTTACGCATCGGTGGACGTATCGACCGATCAGTATTGCCGTTCAACGCAAAACACCCGATTATCGTATCAAAGGAATCTCCGCTGGCTCATCATACGCTATTTTCACAAGGCTAATTTACACACGGGAGTAGATGCCACCTTCCACCACGTTCGTCAGCAATTCTGGATTTTGGGAGCCAGAAACCTGACTCGTAAAGTAGTTTTCCGCTGTAAATCCTGCTTTATGAACCGACGCCTGACGCAGCACCAGATCTTGGCCGATTTACCGATACCACGAATCCAACAAAATCCTTGCTTCAGTCACACTGGCCTTGACTACGCTGGACCCATCGCTATTAAGGAAACGAAAGGTCGCTCTCCTCGCATCGGCAAAGCTTGGTTCGCCATATTTGTTTGCCTGGCCACCAAGGCGATGCACCTAGAAGTCGTCAGCGATCTCACCACAAAAGCGTTCATTGCTGCGTTCAAACGGTTTTGTGCACGTCGGAAAACCCCCACCGATTTGTATTCCGACAATGGAACTACGTTTCATGGAGCAAGACGAGAGCTGGAGGAGATGCGGAAGTTAGTTCAAGATCAAGCTAAGGACGAGGAGTTGGCTGATTTTTTCTCGACTGAAGGCTTCAATTGGCATTTCATACCCCCCTCCGCGCCCCACTTTGGCGGATTGTGGGAATCGTAA